A single genomic interval of Zingiber officinale cultivar Zhangliang chromosome 4A, Zo_v1.1, whole genome shotgun sequence harbors:
- the LOC121972184 gene encoding chitinase domain-containing protein 1-like isoform X2: protein MPAARRRDRRGAGGRDQPTQHREGRSTVRSRSLSIRLLFTSLLLLLLAVVAIAALFIVYRGDESGIKGTARPSLSVYERGLVKPNVDYQEILAENSRFSENTSRRHFPNPVLAYVTPWNSRGYEMAKLFGSKLTHISPIWYELKSEGKKLVLEGRHNVDKEWISELWNNGHPLVLPRVVLEASPMDLLLKKKQWNKAIDIIIKECKDMGYDGIVLESWSRWAAYGILHDPDLRNMALDFIKQLGKALHSVDLTRRTDDHKLELIYVIPAPRSPNLNEYDFGPRDLQQLCDAVDGFSLMTYDFSGPQSPGPNVPLNWVHTSLSMLVGDSDAKNHARKILLGLNFYGNDFLIPEVESCQ from the exons ATGCCGGCGGCTAGGAGGCGCGACCGGCGCGGCGCCGGTGGCCGGGATCAGCCCACTCAGCATCGGGAAGGTCGATCCACGGTCAGATCCAGAAGTCTCTCCATCCGTCTCCTATTCACCTCACTTCTCCTGCTACTCCTCGCCGTGGTCGCGATCGCGGCGCTCTTCATCGTTTACCGAGGCGACGAAAGTGGCATCAAGGGAACCGCGCGGCCGTCCCTATCCGTCTACGAGAGAGGACTCGTGAAGCCCAATGTAGACTACCAGGAAATCCTCGCT GAAAACTCACGGTTTTCTGAGAATACATCGAGGCGCCATTTTCCAAATCCGGTGCTGGCGTATGTAACTCCTTG GAATTCAAGAGGCTATGAAATGGCTAAGCTTTTTGGTTCGAAGTTAACCCATATATCTCCTATATGGTATGAGTTGAAGAG TGAAGGGAAGAAGCTAGTTTTGGAAGGACGTCATAATGTTGACAAAGAGTGGATTTCAGAGCTTTGGAATAATGGGCATCCACTG GTCTTACCTAGAGTCGTATTGGAAGCATCTCCCATGGATCTACTACTAAAGAAGAAGCAGTGGAATAAAGCAATTGATATTATAATAAAAGAATGCAA GGACATGGGATATGATGGTATTGTGCTCGAGTCCTGGTCAAGATGGGCAGCTTACGGTATCTTGCATGATCCAGACTTGCGCAATATG GCATTGGATTTCATTAAACAGCTTGGTAAGGCATTGCATTCAGTCGATTTAACAAGGAGAACTGATGATCACAAATTGGAGCTGATCTATGTGATTCCCGCCCCACGCTCACCAAACCTTAATGAATACGATTTCGGACCACGAGATCTGCAACAACTTTGTGATGCTGTAGATGGTTTTTCTCTTATGACGTATGATTTTTCAGGGCCCCAAAGTCCTGGCCCAAATGTTCCTCTGAATTGGGTGCACACTTCTCTGAGCATGCTTGTCGGTGATAGTGATGCCAAGAATCACGCTCGTAAGATTCTCCTTGGTCTGAACTTCTATGGGAATGATTTCCTCATTCCGGAAG TGGAATCCTGTCAATAA
- the LOC121972184 gene encoding chitinase domain-containing protein 1-like isoform X1, whose translation MPAARRRDRRGAGGRDQPTQHREGRSTVRSRSLSIRLLFTSLLLLLLAVVAIAALFIVYRGDESGIKGTARPSLSVYERGLVKPNVDYQEILAENSRFSENTSRRHFPNPVLAYVTPWNSRGYEMAKLFGSKLTHISPIWYELKSEGKKLVLEGRHNVDKEWISELWNNGHPLVLPRVVLEASPMDLLLKKKQWNKAIDIIIKECKDMGYDGIVLESWSRWAAYGILHDPDLRNMALDFIKQLGKALHSVDLTRRTDDHKLELIYVIPAPRSPNLNEYDFGPRDLQQLCDAVDGFSLMTYDFSGPQSPGPNVPLNWVHTSLSMLVGDSDAKNHARKILLGLNFYGNDFLIPEGGGEAITGRDYISLLKKHKPVLRWDNISAEHFFVYPHDYQRHAVFYPSLISLSTRLEEARAWGAGISIWEIGQGLDYFFDLL comes from the exons ATGCCGGCGGCTAGGAGGCGCGACCGGCGCGGCGCCGGTGGCCGGGATCAGCCCACTCAGCATCGGGAAGGTCGATCCACGGTCAGATCCAGAAGTCTCTCCATCCGTCTCCTATTCACCTCACTTCTCCTGCTACTCCTCGCCGTGGTCGCGATCGCGGCGCTCTTCATCGTTTACCGAGGCGACGAAAGTGGCATCAAGGGAACCGCGCGGCCGTCCCTATCCGTCTACGAGAGAGGACTCGTGAAGCCCAATGTAGACTACCAGGAAATCCTCGCT GAAAACTCACGGTTTTCTGAGAATACATCGAGGCGCCATTTTCCAAATCCGGTGCTGGCGTATGTAACTCCTTG GAATTCAAGAGGCTATGAAATGGCTAAGCTTTTTGGTTCGAAGTTAACCCATATATCTCCTATATGGTATGAGTTGAAGAG TGAAGGGAAGAAGCTAGTTTTGGAAGGACGTCATAATGTTGACAAAGAGTGGATTTCAGAGCTTTGGAATAATGGGCATCCACTG GTCTTACCTAGAGTCGTATTGGAAGCATCTCCCATGGATCTACTACTAAAGAAGAAGCAGTGGAATAAAGCAATTGATATTATAATAAAAGAATGCAA GGACATGGGATATGATGGTATTGTGCTCGAGTCCTGGTCAAGATGGGCAGCTTACGGTATCTTGCATGATCCAGACTTGCGCAATATG GCATTGGATTTCATTAAACAGCTTGGTAAGGCATTGCATTCAGTCGATTTAACAAGGAGAACTGATGATCACAAATTGGAGCTGATCTATGTGATTCCCGCCCCACGCTCACCAAACCTTAATGAATACGATTTCGGACCACGAGATCTGCAACAACTTTGTGATGCTGTAGATGGTTTTTCTCTTATGACGTATGATTTTTCAGGGCCCCAAAGTCCTGGCCCAAATGTTCCTCTGAATTGGGTGCACACTTCTCTGAGCATGCTTGTCGGTGATAGTGATGCCAAGAATCACGCTCGTAAGATTCTCCTTGGTCTGAACTTCTATGGGAATGATTTCCTCATTCCGGAAG GTGGTGGTGAAGCTATAACTGGAAGAGACTACATCTCATTGCTCAAGAAACACAAGCCGGTGCTTCGTTGGGACAACATAAGCGCGGAACATTTTTTCGTCTATCCGCACGACTATCAAAGGCACGCCGTGTTTTACCCCTCATTGATATCTCTATCGACACGCCTCGAAGAAGCTCGTGCTTGGGGAGCTGGTATTTCGATTTGGGAAATCGGGCAAGGTTTAGACTACTTTTTTGATCTTTTATAA
- the LOC121972183 gene encoding phospholipase A1 PLIP1, chloroplastic-like — MMARAAVGVHGLSPGVAVEGMAGRMRRTQSAPQLWCSLSVSRAAAAPPPSLKSSRSVGALIPFGGVISNTIRSFMFEEDEEEEAAGAGEGEMRLVEEIEAEAGAEIRQRANWVSRILELRRRWRDRQKQQDAKHGTESEKEEEDEYCGVSYNDDDDSSAASGARGDWDRESFANLLVPVTWPETKLFSQLAFLCNKAYKITEIKVDELREWYRLEFVTSSLEKKSAAAIRAKLEVDSTRPPRGSPKPPQDPSAVRSNSPTAAAVTSSLAYEVAASAASYVHSGARVNVSFASENGVEHRRPPHACGDAAPTNGRRCKNPEVAAYVAASTMTAVVAAEEAARQEAAKDLRSLHSSPCEWFVCDDVGTRTRCFVIQGSDSLASWQANLFFEPTKFEGMDALVHRGIYEAAKGIYEQFLPEIEEHLHRYGDGARFRFTGHSLGGSLCILVALMLLARGNVERHHLHPVVTFGTPSVFCGGERLLQALGLDDGFLRSVMMHRDIVPRAFSCDYPDQVALLLKRLNGVFRSHPCLNNQKVLYSPLGRTYILQPDGESSPFHPLLPQESALYMFDGNNIRQGGSSASALRAFINSPHPLETLSDPRAYGSEGTILRDHDSSNYAKAIGVLVRQQKENLRQQSRKQRLEQWWPLLRSSDAAGSCASHQNPILQKSAQLVPKEMAATGF, encoded by the exons ATGATGGCGCGAGCGGCGGTGGGCGTCCACGGTCTGTCTCCGGGGGTGGCGGTGGAGGGAATGGCCGGGCGGATGCGGCGGACGCAGTCCGCGCCGCAGCTGTGGTGCTCCCTGTCCGTCTCCCGCGCGGCAGCCGCCCCGCCGCCGTCGCTGAAGAGCAGCAGGTCGGTGGGGGCGCTGATCCCCTTCGGCGGAGTCATCTCCAACACGATCCGATCATTCATGTTCGAGGAGGATGAGGAGGAAGAGGCGGCGGGCGCCGGCGAAGGCGAAATGAGGCTGGTGGAGGAGATCGAGGCCGAGGCGGGGGCGGAGATCCGCCAGCGGGCGAATTGGGTGTCTCGGATTTTGGAACTCCGGAGACGATGGAGGGATCGGCAGAAGCAGCAGGACGCGAAGCACGGAACCGAATCCgaaaaggaggaggaagatgagtaCTGCGGCGTGAGCTACAACGACGACGACGATTCATCGGCGGCGAGCGGGGCTCGGGGCGATTGGGATCGGGAATCGTTCGCAAATTTGCTTGTGCCGGTGACATGGCCGGAAACGAAGCTCTTCTCCCAACTCGCATTCCTCTGCAACAAGGCCTACAAGATCACAGAGATCAAG GTGGACGAGCTGCGCGAGTGGTACCGCCTCGAGTTCGTGACCTCGTCCTTGGAGAAGAAGTCCGCAGCTGCCATCAGGGCCAAGCTCGAGGTCGACTCCACGCGGCCGCCGCGAGGGTCTCCGAAGCCTCCCCAGGATCCCTCGGCGGTTCGGTCCAATTCACCCACGGCcgccgcggtcacctcgtcccttgcTTACGAGGTCGCGGCCTCTGCCGCCTCCTACGTCCACTCTGGCGCTCGGGTCAACGTTTCCTTCGCCAGCGAAAACGGGGTCGAGCACCGCCGCCCGCCGCATGCCTGCGGTGATGCGGCGCCTACCAACGGTCGTAGGTGTAAGAACCCCGAGGTGGCCGCGTACGTGGCGGCCTCCACGATGacggctgtggtggcggcagaggaggcGGCGAGGCAGGAGGCCGCTAAGGATCTCCGCTCCCTCCACTCCTCCCCGTGCGAGTGGTTCGTGTGCGACGATGTTGGTACGCGCACCCGCTGCTTTGTGATCCAG GGGTCCGATTCGCTGGCTTCTTGGCAAGCAAATCTATTCTTCGAGCCCACCAAATTCGAG GGGATGGATGCTCTAGTTCACCGGGGGATCTACGAAGCGGCCAAGGGCATATACGAACAATTCCTCCCGGAGATCGAAGAACACCTCCATCGATACGGAGACGGCGCCAGGTTTCGTTTCACCGGCCACTCCTTAGGCGGCAGCCTCTGCATCCTTGTCGCCCTCATGTTGCTGGCTCGAGGCAACGTGGAGCGCCACCACCTTCACCCGGTCGTCACCTTCGGCACGCCGTCCGTGTTTTGCGGCGGCGAGAGGCTCCTGCAGGCTCTGGGCTTGGACGATGGCTTTCTCCGCTCCGTGATGATGCACCGCGACATCGTCCCCAGGGCCTTCTCTTGCGACTACCCTGACCAGGTCGCTTTACTCCTCAAGCGGCTTAACGGCGTCTTTCGATCCCACCCTTGCCTTAACAATCAG AAGGTTTTGTATTCTCCACTTGGCCGGACGTACATCCTCCAGCCAGACGGCGAGTCGTCTCCCTTTCACCCTCTCCTGCCGCAAGAATCCGCCCTCTACATGTTCGACGGGAATAACATCCGCCAAGGAGGCTCATCGGCAAGTGCACTGCGGGCCTTCATCAACTCTCCCCATCCACTGGAGACGCTGAGCGACCCCCGGGCCTACGGCTCCGAGGGCACCATCCTCCGCGACCACGACTCGAGCAACTACGCCAAGGCCATCGGCGTCCTTGTCCGGCAGCAGAAGGAGAACCTTCGCCAGCAATCGAGGAAACAGCGGCTGGAACAGTGGTGGCCGCTCCTCCGCTCCTCTGACGCTGCAGGCTCCTGCGCAAGCCACCAAAATCCAATCTTGCAAAAGTCTGCGCAGTTGGTGCCCAAGGAAATGGCTGCCACAGGATTTTGA